GATCGTCACGACCGGGGGCACGGGGTTCGGGCCCCGCGACCTGACCCCCGAGGGGACCCGGAGGGTGCTCGAACGCGAGGCCCCGGGCCTGGCCGAGGCCATGCGGGCCGCCGACCCGGCCAAGGGCCGGCTGTCGCGCGGCGTGGCCGGCACCTTGGGCCGTTGCCTGGTGCTCAACACGCCCGGTTCGGCGGCTGGGGCGGTGGAGTCCCTGGAGGCCGTGCTCGACGTGCTGCCTCACGCCCTCGCCCTCCTGGCCGGCGAGCCCACCGAACACCCCCGGTGACATCCACCGAGGCGGCCATGGACCGGGCCCTAGAGCTGGCCGCGAGCGTCCGGCTGACCACCTCGCCCAACCCGTGGGTGGGTGCGGTGGTCCTACCCGGGGGCTTCGAGGGGGCGACCCGTCCCCCCGGAGGCGACCACGCCGAGGTCGTGGCCCTACGGGCCGCCGGCCCCGCGGCCCGGGGGTCGACCCTGGTGTGCACCCTCGAACCGTGCTCGCACACGGGCCGCACCCCGCCCTGCACGGACGCCATCGTGGCCGCCGGGGTGAGCCGGGTGGTGGTGGCCGTGGAGGACCCGGACCCGCGGGTGGCCGGCCGGGGCCTGGCCCGTTTGCGGGCCGCCGGGGTCGAGGTCGAGACCGGCCTGCGGGCCGCCGAGGCGCGCGCTCAGCTGGCCCCCTATCTCAAGCACCGGACGACGGGCCGGCCCTGGGTGGTCCTCAAGCTGGCCGCCACCCTCGACGGCCGTACCGCGGCGCCCGACGGCTCGTCGCGCTGGATAACCGGTGAGGAGGCCCGGGCCGACGCCCACCGCCTGCGGGCCGAGAGCGACGCCGTGCTGGTGGGAGCCGGCACCGTGCGGGCCGACGACCCCCGCCTCACGGCCCGCGATGTCGAGGCGCCCCGCCAGCCCTTGCGGGTCGTCCTGGGCCACGCCCCAGACGACGCCCGCGCCCACCCTGCCCTGCAGCTCTCGGGGGACCTGGGCGGCGTGCTCGACGAACTGGGACGCCGAGGCGTGGTGCAGGTCCTCGTAGAGGGGGGCCCGACCGTGGCCGGCCAGTTCCACCGGGCCGGGCTCGTCGACCGTTACGTGTTCTACCTGGCGCCCGCCCTCATGGGCGGTGAGGACGGCCGGCCCGTGCTGGCCGGCGCGGGTGCCCCCACCATGGACACCGCCTTCCGGGGGCGCATCACCGCCGTCACCCGCCTGGGCCCCGACGTGCGGGTCGACCTCGAGCCGGCCACGGAGGCCTGAGGCGGTGTTCACCGGGATCGTGGAGGAGCTGGGGCGGTTCGTCGGGAGCGAGGCCAGCCGGTTCACGTTCGCGGCCGAGCTCGTCACCCAGGGGACCGGCCTGGGCGGTTCGATAGCGGTGAACGGGGCGTGCCTCACAGTCGTGGCCATGGGGGAGGGGACGTGGGCCGCCGACGTGGTCGACGAGACCCTGAGCCGCACCAACCTCGGGGCGCTCGTCCCCGGCGACCCCGTCAACCTCGAACGGCCCCTGCGCCTGTCGGACCGCCTCGACGGCCACCTCGTCCAGGGGCACGTCGACACGGTGGGGACCGTTGTGCGGCCCGCACCCGACTTCCGGGCTCGTATCGACGGCCCCCAGCACCTTCGCTACCTGGCCCCCAAGGGGTCGGTGACCGTCGACGGGGTGAGCCTGACGGTCGTCGAGGTGGGCGAGGACTGGTTCGACGTGGCCGTCGTGCCCCACACGGCAGCCGTCACCACCCTCGGCTCCCGCCGGGCCGGGGACCGGGTCAACGTCGAGCTCGACATAATCGCCAAGTACGTCGCCCGACTGCTGGGAGAATGAGCGCCATGGCCTTTTCCAACGTCGACGAGACGATCGCCGCCTTCGGCCGGGGCGAGATCGTCGTCGTGGTCGACGACGCCAACCGCGAGAACGAGGGCGACCTGATCATGGCCGCCGAGTTCGCCACCTCCGACAAGATCGCCTTCTTTCTCAACCACACCTCGGGGGTCATCTGCATGCCCATGACCGGGGAGCGGCTCGACGAGCTTGAGCTTCCTCCGATGGTGGCCGACAACACCGACCCCAACCGAACGGCCTTCACGGTCTCGGTCGACGCCCGCCAGGGCACCACCACGGGGATCTCGGCCACCGACCGGGCGGCCACCATCGCCGCCCTGATCGCCCCGGGCACCCACCCCACCGACCTGGCCCGGCCCGGGCACATGTACCCCCTGCGCTACCGCGAGGGCGGCGTGCTCAACCGGGCGGGCCACACCGAGGCGGCCGTCGACCTCGCCCGCCTGGCCGGCCTCTACCCCGCGGGCGTGCTGTGCGAGGTGGTAAGCGAGGACAAGACCACTATGGCCCGGCTGCCCGAGCTCCAGCGCTTCGCAGCCCGCCACGGCCTGCCCCTCATGAGCATCGCCGACCTGATCCGCTACCGGCGCCAGCGCGAGCAGCTCGTCACCCGGGTGGCCACCGCCCGGGTGCCCACCGAGTGGGGCGACTTCACGGCCTACGTGTACGAGTCGGCCCTCGACGGCGACCAGCACGTGGCCATGGTCAAGGGGGCCGTCCAGGGCCAGCCCAACGTGCTCGTGCGGGTCCACTCCGAGTGCCTGACGGGCGACGCCCTGGGCTCGATGCGCTGCGACTGCGGCCAGCAGTTGCGGGGGGCCTTCGAGCGCATCGCGGTCGAGGGCCTGGGCGTCGTGCTCTACCTGCGGGGCCACGAGGGCCGGGGTATCGGCCTGGCCCACAAGTTCCAGGCCTACACCCTCCAGGACGAGGGGGCCGACACCGTCGAGGCCAACCTGGCCCTGGGCCAGCCCGTCGACAGCCGCAAGTACGGCACCGGCGCCCAGATCCTCGTGGACCTCGGCATCACGACCATGCGCCTTCTCACCAACAACCCGGCCAAGCGGGCCGGCCTCGACGGCTTCGGGCTGGAGATCGTCGAGCGGGTGCCGCTGCTGACCACGCCCAACGCCGAGAACATCCGCTACCTGCGCACCAAGCAGGACCGCCTCGGCCACCTGCTCGAGGGCCTGGAGTGACGACCGGGGCGGCCCCCCCCGGCCCGGGGCCGGGCACGGGCCGAGGCCTGCGGGTGGCCGTCGTGGCCAGCCGGTTCAACGAGGACATCTCCGGGCGGCTGGCGGCCGGGGCGGGCGCCGAGCTCGAGCGCCTGGGGGTGGCGCCCGGGGACGTGAGCGAGCTGTGGGTCCCGGGGGCCTTCGAGCTCCCCCTGGCCGCCCAGCGCCTGGCGGAGTCGGGGACCGTCGACGCCGTGGTGTGCGTGGGAGCGGTCGTCATGGGCGAGACCGACCACTACACCCACGTGGCCACCCAGTGCGCGGCCGGGCTCCAGCGGGCCCAGCTCGACACCGGTGTGCCCGTGGTGTTCGGCGTGCTGACGACCACGACGATCGAAGCGGCCCAGGCCCGGGCGGGCGGGGCCCACGGCAACAAAGGGGCCGAGGCCGCGGCCGCCGCGGTGGAGATGGCCGACCTGCTGCGCCGGCTCCCTTCCCCCCGATCCTGACCCGAAAGAGGCACCCTTCAGATGCTCAAGCTCGTCCTGCCCAAAGGCTCCCTGGAGAAGGCCACCATGGACCTGTTCGAGGCTGCCGACCTGGCCGTGACCCGGTCGTCCTCGGTCGACTACCGGGGGTCGGTGGCCGACCCGCGGATCGCCGACGTGCGTGTGCTGCGGCCCCAGGAGATCCCCCGCTACGTGGCCGAAGGCCTGTTCGACATCGGCATCACCGGCCGCGACTGGATCGAGGAGACCGGCTCCGAGGTCGTCTCGCTGGGCCAGCTCCACTACTCGAAGGCCACGGCCCGGCCCGTGCAGATCGTGCTGGCCGTGCTCGACGAGTCGCCCGTCGAGAGGGCTTCCGACCTGGCCCCGGGGGTGCGGATCTCCACCGAGTACCCCGAGATCACCCGCCGCTACTTCGAGAAGCTGGGCATCGAGGCCGACGTGCGGCTGTCGTACGGCGCCACCGAGGCCAAGGTGCCCGACATCGTGGACGCCGTGGTCGAGCTGACCGAGACGGGCCGGGCCCTGCGGACCGCCGGCCTGCGCATCATCGACACCCTCCTGGTCAGCTTCACCGAGCTGATCGCCAACCCGGCGGCCTGCGAGGACCCCGAAAAGCGCCACGCCATGACCCAGGTCCACACCCTGCTGCAGGGCACCCTCGAGGCCCGGGGCCGGGTGCTGGTGAAGCTCAACGTGGCCGAGGGCGACCTCGACAGGGTCATCGGCATCCTGCCCGCGCTGCGCTCGCCCACGGTGTCGAAGCTCTTCGGCGGGGACGCCTACGCGGTGGAGACGGTGGTGGCCAAGTCGGCCATCAACACCCTGATCCCCGCTCTCAAAGACGCTGGGGCCAGTGACATCGTCGAGTTGGCCATCGCCAAGATCGTCCACTGACGGTGGCCGACATCCGGGCTACCGGGACGGTGGCCACCTTCGACGAGCACGCCGGCTACGGCACCGTCAGGGGCGACGACGGGCGCACGCTGT
This Actinomycetota bacterium DNA region includes the following protein-coding sequences:
- a CDS encoding MogA/MoaB family molybdenum cofactor biosynthesis protein, which encodes MSGPAGAGRLRAKVLTVSDGVVAGTRRDLSGAALADCLGAAGWDVADRWVVADGDERVAGALTELAWGWAGLIVTTGGTGFGPRDLTPEGTRRVLEREAPGLAEAMRAADPAKGRLSRGVAGTLGRCLVLNTPGSAAGAVESLEAVLDVLPHALALLAGEPTEHPR
- the ribD gene encoding bifunctional diaminohydroxyphosphoribosylaminopyrimidine deaminase/5-amino-6-(5-phosphoribosylamino)uracil reductase RibD — protein: MTSTEAAMDRALELAASVRLTTSPNPWVGAVVLPGGFEGATRPPGGDHAEVVALRAAGPAARGSTLVCTLEPCSHTGRTPPCTDAIVAAGVSRVVVAVEDPDPRVAGRGLARLRAAGVEVETGLRAAEARAQLAPYLKHRTTGRPWVVLKLAATLDGRTAAPDGSSRWITGEEARADAHRLRAESDAVLVGAGTVRADDPRLTARDVEAPRQPLRVVLGHAPDDARAHPALQLSGDLGGVLDELGRRGVVQVLVEGGPTVAGQFHRAGLVDRYVFYLAPALMGGEDGRPVLAGAGAPTMDTAFRGRITAVTRLGPDVRVDLEPATEA
- a CDS encoding riboflavin synthase — translated: MFTGIVEELGRFVGSEASRFTFAAELVTQGTGLGGSIAVNGACLTVVAMGEGTWAADVVDETLSRTNLGALVPGDPVNLERPLRLSDRLDGHLVQGHVDTVGTVVRPAPDFRARIDGPQHLRYLAPKGSVTVDGVSLTVVEVGEDWFDVAVVPHTAAVTTLGSRRAGDRVNVELDIIAKYVARLLGE
- a CDS encoding bifunctional 3,4-dihydroxy-2-butanone-4-phosphate synthase/GTP cyclohydrolase II, translated to MAFSNVDETIAAFGRGEIVVVVDDANRENEGDLIMAAEFATSDKIAFFLNHTSGVICMPMTGERLDELELPPMVADNTDPNRTAFTVSVDARQGTTTGISATDRAATIAALIAPGTHPTDLARPGHMYPLRYREGGVLNRAGHTEAAVDLARLAGLYPAGVLCEVVSEDKTTMARLPELQRFAARHGLPLMSIADLIRYRRQREQLVTRVATARVPTEWGDFTAYVYESALDGDQHVAMVKGAVQGQPNVLVRVHSECLTGDALGSMRCDCGQQLRGAFERIAVEGLGVVLYLRGHEGRGIGLAHKFQAYTLQDEGADTVEANLALGQPVDSRKYGTGAQILVDLGITTMRLLTNNPAKRAGLDGFGLEIVERVPLLTTPNAENIRYLRTKQDRLGHLLEGLE
- the ribH gene encoding 6,7-dimethyl-8-ribityllumazine synthase; this translates as MTTGAAPPGPGPGTGRGLRVAVVASRFNEDISGRLAAGAGAELERLGVAPGDVSELWVPGAFELPLAAQRLAESGTVDAVVCVGAVVMGETDHYTHVATQCAAGLQRAQLDTGVPVVFGVLTTTTIEAAQARAGGAHGNKGAEAAAAAVEMADLLRRLPSPRS
- the hisG gene encoding ATP phosphoribosyltransferase, translating into MLKLVLPKGSLEKATMDLFEAADLAVTRSSSVDYRGSVADPRIADVRVLRPQEIPRYVAEGLFDIGITGRDWIEETGSEVVSLGQLHYSKATARPVQIVLAVLDESPVERASDLAPGVRISTEYPEITRRYFEKLGIEADVRLSYGATEAKVPDIVDAVVELTETGRALRTAGLRIIDTLLVSFTELIANPAACEDPEKRHAMTQVHTLLQGTLEARGRVLVKLNVAEGDLDRVIGILPALRSPTVSKLFGGDAYAVETVVAKSAINTLIPALKDAGASDIVELAIAKIVH